Sequence from the Vicia villosa cultivar HV-30 ecotype Madison, WI unplaced genomic scaffold, Vvil1.0 ctg.003445F_1_1, whole genome shotgun sequence genome:
ATggagacttactagaactatagtaagtggggttcataaactacgaaagcttgctagcaaTATAGCAAGTTGATCACACAAACTGACtgcgagtcctcgctatgtaagactcaggctttagcggGACAATTCTTTTCCCTCACACTCAAGCacgaggtaaatttaggggtcttcaattatttaataattcTACGATccaaaaagcgtgagacctgcatattctcacgccattcaatccaagataattaaataggagcagctgtcataccccaaaatttacccgatatatttcacattttgatgatttattaagggggttaaaaattaagagccatagggtttaatatacctattattaaactcgatctcttataaaattcccttataaattggtttaaaatgaAATAAGGGTGTAAATAGCAAAGTCTTTCTAAATCCAATTGATACTTGGCCCATGCCTAAATTGCTTCttaaaaaaaagggagaaagatAAGGGGGTGTCTTTTGAGGAATAGAAAATTTGGGTTCAACATTAGGCCCATTTAGATTTATTAAAGTTTTCTATGAATATTAATTTTTCAACAAGttagtatttatttaaaattttattaatctaACTTGATGGTTAATTGaacctaattttaattattagttggtaattaattttttttcttaccaTGTCATTGTTAtcatttatttgtaaaaaaaaaaggtaaaaaagaGGAAGAAAATTGTTCTTTCGAGAGGTTGACCAAGTCAACTAGAGTTACAAAGAAAAAATTCTGTTCATCTTCTCCCATTGGAGCAGCGCCGCCCCACCACCATCAACAACagaaaaccaaaaaaaagaaaaacccaAGCCCAGTGAATCAAAACGCAAAAAGGGAATCAAAtcttaaacaaaatcaaatctaaaATTAACAGAATCAGGATTCAATCAAATCTTgacataaataaaaatcaaaattttttttattgatatgaAACAGATGTTACAATCAAAAGGGGGAATTCAGAGTACACAACAGATCTTAAATCTAATGTTTCCTAATTGAATCTCTAGCTAAACCCTAACTATAAAACTAAAAGGAGAAAACAGAAACAGGGAGAGGACTTCTCACACACACCACAAAGGCCAATCCCCACGCGGTACAAAATTTCTCCACACACGTACACATTCATACAGTAATCACAGGGGAgatcagaaagcaaagaagaacaGATCTGTCACCTCCGCCTCGAAGCCGTACGGAGATCGCAAATACCCATGCCGGAAACAATCGCACAAATCGTCGAACCGCGATGAATGCAGCACCGCACTAAACGACCGTGCGGCCACCTCCCTATCGGACCTCCCTGCAACGCCGCCGCCTTGAAGCAAATCCGCACTCCGCATGATTTCGAAGCAAATCCGGTAACCACAACTTTTTCTCCTTTTAACTTGTGTTGGATTAATTGATTTATCAATAGTTTGAATTGCTCTGCGGAATAATTTTTTTGTGTGGTTGGAATCAATGGAGAGGGTGGAGGTCTTAAGAGAGTTTTAGCGATCTGAAAGCAAAAAGAGTGAGAGAGGGTTAGGGTATCGTGAGAAGGGGCTGTTGGTTTCTACCCAAATTTATTTCaatgtttattcatttttttctatttaattttgtatatctctttttgtttttctaatgtCATGTGTAAACCATTCATTGGTTGatgtttaaaattttcttttgagATATGAGAAGCACACCCACGTTTCTCCCTTTCTCTATTTTTtcaattgttgttttatttttttttatttaaacaaatttcaatgagtcaaatgtcttttaattttctttttattatgattattattaaaacaaaaaaaaaacaataaaatatacgTAACACAAAAATGTTTTAACCCTTTTAAAAGTTCAAAAATACTTATATTCCTTTTTTgtccatatataaaaatatttaattaataaaaaataattaatttctatttgataattttaatatttgtttaaatgtttttttcggataattcaatataattttcttcccgaaccgactatacctattagtcgcattaggctagaaataatttgaatcaatttaatttatttaataacaatgatttaattaatatgtttattaataatccaaataactctaatttaattctctcctcgacccgactaaatctattagtcgtattagacgagagataaaaaatacataaaattaaaatacattttaatttgctgtccacgacgatcaatctatcgatctgagtaaccagcaatgccccttaatccgttagctatactgaccaaatctattggtcaccgcatctaacggtgccatatcaaatcaggattgtacgcccaaatcttaaaacacactaaaccacgacactacggattttcatccttttcaatcaggtaattcaaaataccttcgaacttcgcatttcaaaactgcgataggccattcaaaaagcctttaaaacagtTTCCAACCAtaacaaatcaaattcaattctaaggcgtacaaccctgggcccgaactacgtagactctgatcctccataaggaggtacgtaggcacttggcaacaaggcgagtccccctcttccaaactctaatcatgttcaaataattagcctttaactctatttactgtctgtcatctttctttatcttttgccacaaaccttcatctttgcaatgttaacctttaggaaagggttttgggtgcctaacaccttcccttaacccgaatatagtatcttaccccgatctctatactgcgtagggtttcctattcgcccttcagaataggtggcgactctctaagttataatttttaggcaggttgctacagctggcgactctgctggggataactataatggtgaatactatgctcctataggctttggcagggtttaggtttttggcaaacttttttagggtttggctaatttgccaaaaattagggtttatttatatttaaatatttaaagtttttactttatttatttatttataatttcatcttttacatcaattgaataaatacctgtttataaaaaaaaatctgtttatttaaatatttgctgcgtgttgtattttttaaattgCAAGCGGCCGGATTCAAGGTtagtttcaaatatttaaattttatttaattatttattttccttttccttttcaatttcattactgcaatttaattaaatatttatttaagtgaatatttatttctattatatttgctggtgtttttttatgttgtgttaaaccctaagtgtgggagttaactttgagaccaataggggagtatgaatctcctacgagtctcattgataattccactcggagtgggttgagtattcggaaatgtccaaaacgaggcttgaccttgttgagggcaggactggatacttggctgatctctccgagaacctaccccaaaaattcgaacttcatggataaaatgagttgttctaaaatccgaagagacaaaaagtctcggaggctacgaacgaccccatgagaccttctagaaccccctattaaaaggttggctcccaagagccgctacgtcggacctatgaacctaggacttttgtgctgctgtgctcattatatgtttgcaaatatctatgcgtttcaattttgcaggtatccctacgtagtccctagcccgtagggactgtgatttctaagaccacgtctttcccacgaaagacatcaccatctatgccctccctagcctgtagggattttattcttatatccttgtatttttacaactacgcgtccttcccacgaaggacatcttcgttaacgcacgtcaattggcctctcgatggccatgcgatctagtgactgtctcgaacggtcaccccatgcttactcctacgcactccctagcccgtatggattttccttttacatctttgtatttttacaaccacgtccttcccacaaaggacatctgcacgtcaattggcctctcgatggccatgagacctgatgactgtcttgaacggtcatcatgTGCCCGCTCCCACGcattccctagcccgtagggatttccTATATTGTGTCATAGTCCCTTTCCTGTAAGGATTTCCATCTATCTATCATTATCCATAGCCCTTAAGGGGTTTCCCTGTGTTTATCTCTTAAAATATGTGGGGCATCCTTATAATAACCCCCACTCTATGCCACATTGCATtgcatgaaaaaaatatatataaaataaaatatattcgtATACCATTGCATCATAGGAgtttatcattcatacatgacATGCATTTCTACAAGGAGCTCATTCGCATCTTTACTTGTATTTGGAATCAGAGACTGCAAAATTGATTTCCCGACATTTTAGGTTAATCATGGAACAAATTCAGACAGACATGGCAGAGATTAGGGCTCAGATAGGGACTACTATGGGTCaatttttggaagctatccaAATCGTTACCCGTGGACAAGGAGATTTAAGAAAGCCTGTTCAGAGGCCGGATTTTATTGTTGATCCAAGCGGCGTTCATCAAAAAGTCGTCAAACCTACCCAAGAGGCCCCTTTGAATCAGAATGTTAGAAACACTATGCAAGTTCCCGTCAACGAGGCTCCACACCGTGAAAATCTTTCTGTTTCGTCATATGATACTTTTAAGTTTCCAATGGATGAAGATGAGGGTAAGCTCCGTCTTTTGGATAAGAGATTGAAAGCGGTTGAGGATCGTGATTGCCTTGGATTGGATGCTGCTAGTTTATGCCTGGTGCCTGATATCAAGGTTCctcctaagttcaaagtccccaactttgagaagtacaagggtaccacttgcccAATAAcacacatcaaggcattttgcaacaagatggctccttatgcagaaaatgataaactTCTAATGCACTTATTTCAGGATAGTCTTAGTGGGGCATCTCTTGAATGGTATACCCAACTTGAAAGGACCAACATCCGAACTTGGAAAGATCTAGCCAAAGCCTTTTTCAAGCATTACAAACATAACAGTGATATGGTTCCTACCAGAATTCATCTTCAgggtttgactcagaaggttgacGAATCCTTTAGAGAGTACGCACAAAGATGGAGGGAGCTAGCTGCTAGAGTTCAACCTCCCCTTTTGGAACGAgaacttgtagacatgttcatggacaCTTTACAAGACCCCTATCTGAATCGGATGGTTGGATGTGCCGCTTCTAAATTCTCAACTTTGGTTGTcataggagaaagaattgagcaCGGTCTTATGACTGGCAAGATTCAGAACGTTGCTACTAATTTTGAATTCCCAGAACAAGATGGTGAAGAAACAAGTACAATTTCCGAAGTTGAAGAGAGAGATCATGCTTATTCTCCAGTTCAGATCCCTTGCTATCAAATGACAGAAATTACTCCTGATCAGGATGCCCCACAAATTTGTGCCGCGACTATTAGCCAACCACCAGTTCAATTTGTGCAACAAGAGCCTGTTCTATATAATCAATCAGTTAAGTATGCTCCGCAACAACAGCAGAGATATAGACAAATTCACCGACCACAGGGTGGGCAGAATCAAAGAAGGCCAAGAAAGGTATATGAACCAATTCCAATGCCTCATAGTCAGTTGCTCTCTCATTTACTCCAAAATTCTTTAGTGGAATTAAAACAACTTGGGCCTCCTCCTTTTCCTTATCCTGAAGGATATGATCCCAACGCCTACTGTGAGTTCCATTCAGGGGCACCTGGACATTTGATTGAAGGTTGCAACGTATTCAAAGGCACAGttcaaaacctcattgattccaagGCAATCTGCTTCATGCCAAACGGTCTGCGCATAAATTGAATTTCCCACGCCTGAGCAGAGGTCGAGATTGCAAGATGTACCTTCTAAAGCAATagatccagacggagtcaagtctctttAATGTTGGCAATTTGAGTTTCattctgcattctcatttgtaattttcttgtttcgttaAGCACTTTCTCGTATGCAAAACTAGTTTGTttttgaataataatcataatacattgaatatttttgtcttgaaacaatccattcgcttttattttcttgttgtactcaactcttgtaaataaaaaaaaagagcaagtaactctggagggaggatgatgagcgtaataccaagaatttcaaacggtgcgctttcgaataaaaccttgctaatgatgtacaggcattgtttcaaatccccaaacaccggagatataagggagatagaccctcgttaacccctttgagccttgaagtagaagtttcatttctattcagaaaaaaaccttcatttttaacccaggggcagggtagtgttcggtTAATCTgaccgagtgttcaaaactcattaagggtatgcatctaaagataccacaatggttatctgtcaaaaggttgaggaatgtcaaaaccacaaTGTTTATCCTTTATTcttcaagaggtcaaaagatgacaatgccacaatggtaattctccatcaatcatggaatgaggtaGTCGCAATCACTTCAAGCAAATCAAAGACAATGCAAAGTCACGcgacttgtaaaaaaaaaaagaagaaaaagtgaaaggcaaaaaaaataatgataaaatttcCAGGTgaggacaaagtcgtgtgactataaaatcaaggaagaaaaggtgagcgactgccatacCCGAAGatcctcattgattcctcaaccatgctAAAATTCCTTTAGAGGGATGAACACTCaggtcgagttaattgaacttaggattggagaacatcacggagagtgggtgggcaccaaatatttttgagccttaaatcttttttctaaaaccgtgaactcggccacgttacaaccttcaaaagtcctaattgaagtagggtttattcgaaagcatactaaacGAGAGTACGGTAATCTGACTCCTGCGAGGCTTGCTGAAACTTTTGAGTTGGCATCATACCacctttcataaaaataaaaaaatcaatgttacgacatcatttcaaaaaaaatttaagtttcaagacaaacataaactttgcattagaattatcattctcatAATAAACACCCTTGGCATATGAACTAGTGCATGACATCCAAGAAGATTCCATAATGAATCTCTGATAAAAAGGTGCATCTTCCCCAAGAATAAGTTGGGGGCAAACATATCTCAAAGTGGATTACCCTAAGGAGCAGAGAAGCAGTTGAATACTCCGTTGAGTAAGAATGCAGTTAACATGGAGgctatcatttctaataaagactcttgaatgggggaaccacgtccAGGGGGTTCTCCACACCAGGGGCAAAATCCCAATGATCACAAGGGTATAcaaagatcctattaactaggggcatccaccctaagaTCCAATCGACTTGGGGCGAGTCTCGAAGCAATAATACTCAGGGGCATATCTTTTACAAAATCCAAAAATGGGGCAATCACTCAAGGTTCGAAGAATGTCTCAAAGTATTGAGTAATCAGGGGCTGTTACTCAAACGTGGCCGAAACCATCTCTAAACTATGATTGGTCAGGGGCACTATTCCATAGTCCATAACACTGGGGCAATCTATTTCGATGGCACAAatctctgaaaatcctctcgaggcGATCTCTTCAAAAGCCCTGCAGACTGGAGCTAGACAGTAGGCAGGGGCACCTCCTCCTTTTCAATTATTTGATCCAGTCAAGTTCAGGCGCACGCTAAACAACTTGTGTATACAAAGAGAATGTCAGGAAGTCATGATCTTTATCCTTAGCAAGAATCGAGATTTAAATCTAGATGGTTGGCGTTCCTCAACAGTCAGAAGATTTCATCCTTTGAGCTCCTGATAGATGTCATTGCATACCACATTGCATCCTCCAAAATGCATAGCATTTCCACTTAGGTGGAGCATTACGTTTAgtttcaaacatgcatcaaagcATAAGCCAAATTCAAGTTCTTATCAAACACCCTTTACATCCTCAGTTAGGTCAGGGTCACTTCTCCAAAAGAACTCCTTATTCCTCAACTATCCCGAGTAGTATTCCCCAcaggtttttctcaaatcatttatTCTTAATGGTGCTTTCTTGCAAGCTTTCCCGACCTTATGCCACTTTATCCCCTGAAATACAAATTTTTTCCAAAGAAATCAATGCCAAAACCATACAATTTggagttttccggtaaccttaccgatgccagtaaccttactgagattttcTTTCCAATcccctgattgatgttttccggtaaccctaccgatgccagtaaccttactgagattttcTTTCCAATcccctgattgatgttttccggtaaccctaccgatgccagtaaccttactgagatattctttccaatcacctgattgatgttttccggtaaccttaccgatgccagtaaccttaccgaGATATCTTTCCAaccacctgattgatgctttccgataaccttaccgatgccagtaaccctaCTGAGtgtttattttccaatcacctgattgatgctttccggtaaccttaccgatgccagtaaccctaCTGAGTGTTTATtttccaatcgcctgattgacgtatcccggtaaccttaccgatgataacaACTTTGCCGTTCATACATACCCATTCGCGCACACGCATCATTTACATATGTgaacatgcatacatttgcattgtacAACAATAGGAAGTTCATAGGCAtacgcatgatgcatacgcatttacaaaataaTCCTCTatacaggtaaacttgtccgaaccagggcaagtgatgcTTATTAacgcaggtgagcttgctagagctatagcgaGTGATCCTTTCGGGGTTATACAAACCATggagacttactagaactatagtaagtggggttcataaactacgaaagcttgctagcaaTATAGCAAGTTGATCACACAAACTGACtgcgagtcctcgctatgtaagactcaggctttagcggGACAATTCTTTTCCCTCACACTCAAGCacgaggtaaatttaggggtcttcaattatttaataattcTTCGATccaaaaagcgtgagacctgcatATTCTCACAccattcaatccaagataattaaataggggcagctgtcataccccaaaatttacccgatatatttcacattttgatgatttattaagggggttaaaaattaagagccatagggtttaatatacctattattaaactcgatctcttataaaattcccttataaattggtttaaaatgaAATAAGGGTGTAAATAGCAAAGTCTTTCTAAATCCAATTGATACTTGGCCCATGCCTAAATTGCTTCttaaaaaaaagggagaaagatAAGGGGGTGTCTTTTGAGGAATAGAAAATTTGGATTCAACATTAGGCCCATTTAGATTTATTAAAGTTTTCTATGAATATTAATTTTTCAACAAGttagtatttatttaaaattttattaatctaACTTGATGGTTAATTGaacctaattttaattattagttggtaattaattttttttttcttaccATGTCATTGTTAtcatttatttgtaaaaaaaaaaggtaaaaaagaGGAAGAAAATTGTTCTTTCGAGAGGTTGACCAAGTCAACTAGAGTTACAAAGAAAAAATTCTGTTCATCTTCTCCCATTGGAGCAGCGCCGCCCCACCACCATCAACAACagaaaaccaaaaaaaagaaaaacccaAGCCCAGTGAATCAAAACGCAAAAAGGGAATCAAAtcttaaacaaaatcaaatctaaaATTAACAGAATCAGAATTCATTCAAATCTTgacataaataaaaatcaaaattttttttattgatatgaAACGGATGTTACAATCAAAAGGGGGAATTCAGAGTACACAACAGATCTTAAATCTAATGTTTCCTAATTGAATCTCTAGCTAAACCCTAACTATAAAACTAAAAGGAGAAACAGAAACAGGGAGAGGACTTCTCACACACACCACAAAGGCCAATCCCCACGCGGTACAAAATTTCTCCACACACGTACACATTCATACAGTAATCACAGGGGAgatcagaaagcaaagaagaacaGATCTGTCACCTCCGCCTCGAAGCCGTACGGAGATCGCAAATACCCATGCCGGAAACAATCGCACAAATCGTCGAACCGCGATGAATGCAGCACCGCACTAAACGACCGTGCGGCCACCTCCCTATCGGACCTCCCTGCAACGCCGCCGCCTTGAAGCAAATCCGCACTCCGCACGATTTCGAAGCAAATCCGGTAACCACCACTTTTTCTCCTTTTAACTTGTGTTGGATTAATTGATTTATCAATAGTTTGAATTGCTCTGCGGAATAATTTTTTTGTGTGGTTGGAATCAATGGAGAGGGTGGAGGTCTTAAGAGAGTTTTAGCGATCTGAAAGCAAAAAGAGTGAGAGAGGGTTAGGGTATCGTGAGAAGGGGCTGTTGGTTTCTACCCAAATTTATTTCaatgtttattcatttttttctatttaattttgtatatctctttttgtttttctaatgcCATGTGTAAACCATTCATTGGTTGatgtttaaaattttcttttgagATATGAGAAGCACACCCACGTTTCTCCCTTTCTCTATTTTTtcaattgttgttttattttttttatttaaacaaatttcaatgagtcaaatgtcttttaattttctttttattatgattattattaaaacaaaaaaaacaataaaatatacgTAACACAAAAATGTTTTAACCCTTTTAAAAGTTCAAAAATACTTATATTCCTTTTTTgtccatatataaaaatatttaattaataaaaaataattaatttctatttgataattttaatatttgtttaaatgtttttttcggataattcaatataattttcttcccgaaccgactatacctattagtcgcattaggctagaaataatttgaatcaatttaatttatttaataacaatGATTTAATGAATATGTTTATTAATAATCCAAATAACTCtaatttaattctctcctcgacccgactaaatctattagtcgtattagacgagagataaaaaatacataaaattaaaatacattttaatttgctgcccgcgacgatcaatctatcgatctgagtaaccagcaatgccccttaatccgttagctatactgaccaaatctattggtcaccgcatctaacggtgccatatcaaatcaggattgtacgcccaaatcttaaaacacactaaaccacgacactacggattttcatccttttcaatcaggtaattcaaaataccttcgaacttcgcatttcaaaactgcgataggccattcaaaaagcctttaaaacagtTTCCAACCAtaacaaatcaaattcaattctaaggcgtacaaccctgggcccgaactacgtagactctgatcctctataaggaggtacgtaggcacttggcaacaaggcgagtccccctcttccaaactctaatcatgttcaaataattagcctttaactctatttactgtctgtcatctttctttatcttttgccacaaaccttcatctttgcaatgttaacctttaggaaagggttttgggtgcctaacaccttcccttaacccgaatatagtatcttaccccgatctctatactgcgtagggtttcctattcgcccttcagaataggtggcgactctctaagttataatttttaggcaggttgctacacgttccttttgtcagtcagagatttgacttcatagcctgtcatctagtactaacttctgatctcagattttgtgaatagaacgtttgaataatcagaatcagagttacagcttggtgcagagcatcttcttgtcttctgactttgaagtgc
This genomic interval carries:
- the LOC131641007 gene encoding uncharacterized protein LOC131641007, with the translated sequence MEQIQTDMAEIRAQIGTTMGQFLEAIQIVTRGQGDLRKPVQRPDFIVDPSGVHQKVVKPTQEAPLNQNVRNTMQVPVNEAPHRENLSVSSYDTFKFPMDEDEGKLRLLDKRLKAVEDRDCLGLDAASLCLVPDIKDSLSGASLEWYTQLERTNIRTWKDLAKAFFKHYKHNSDMVPTRIHLQGLTQKVDESFREYAQRWRELAARVQPPLLERELVDMFMDTLQDPYLNRMVGCAASKFSTLVVIGERIEHGLMTGKIQNVATNFEFPEQDGEETSTISEVEERDHAYSPVQIPCYQMTEITPDQDAPQICAATISQPPVQFVQQEPVLYNQSVKYAPQQQQRYRQIHRPQGGQNQRRPRKVYEPIPMPHSQLLSHLLQNSLVELKQLGPPPFPYPEGYDPNAYCEFHSGAPGHLIEGCNVFKGTVQNLIDSKAICFMPNGLRIN